One genomic segment of Mycolicibacterium psychrotolerans includes these proteins:
- the mftM gene encoding mycofactocin oligosaccharide methyltransferase MftM, producing MQAALLDPLAPSPRGRWSGHGVQVTRRRGPHRPHPAGATVCTTRFCVHRREQWLAVEHDLTAGELSDELTGLLTEQLVDTGVLHGQSEFELVFTGVVRSTVDGGLSSWLRFYRNSLAALERGDAAFAPIHAEAAAQVRGHRLIDLGSCFGFFPLRMAALGHDVLATDLSHSAMRLLDRVSARLRRPLTTLASDAADVGLPDGSADTVTALHLIEHLPTGVLNAVLDEALRLARRRVIVAVPFEEEPRDCYGHLQRFDLPRLHRLADGLTARHPGITAHTYAFHGGWLVLDR from the coding sequence ATGCAAGCAGCCCTGCTCGATCCGCTCGCTCCGTCGCCGCGGGGCCGGTGGAGCGGTCACGGTGTCCAGGTCACCCGGCGCCGTGGTCCGCACCGCCCGCACCCGGCCGGCGCTACCGTCTGCACCACCCGATTCTGCGTGCACCGGCGCGAACAGTGGCTCGCCGTCGAGCACGATCTCACTGCCGGTGAGCTGTCCGACGAGCTGACCGGGCTGCTCACCGAGCAGCTGGTCGACACCGGCGTGCTGCACGGGCAGTCCGAGTTCGAGCTGGTGTTCACCGGCGTCGTCCGCTCGACCGTCGACGGCGGGCTGTCGTCCTGGCTGCGCTTCTACCGCAACTCACTGGCCGCGCTCGAGCGCGGCGACGCCGCCTTCGCCCCGATCCACGCCGAAGCGGCCGCGCAGGTGCGCGGGCACCGGTTGATCGATCTGGGTTCGTGTTTCGGGTTCTTCCCGCTGCGGATGGCCGCGCTCGGACACGACGTGCTGGCAACCGATCTCAGCCACTCGGCGATGCGGCTCCTGGACCGGGTGAGCGCGCGGCTGCGCCGGCCGCTGACGACGCTGGCGTCCGATGCCGCCGATGTCGGGCTGCCCGACGGCAGCGCCGACACCGTGACCGCACTGCACCTGATCGAGCACCTCCCGACCGGCGTGCTGAATGCGGTCCTCGACGAGGCGCTGCGGCTGGCGCGCAGGCGCGTGATCGTCGCGGTGCCGTTCGAGGAGGAGCCCCGGGACTGCTACGGGCACCTGCAGCGCTTCGACCTGCCCCGGTTGCATCGGCTGGCCGACGGGCTGACGGCCCGGCATCCGGGAATCACCGCACACACCTACGCCTTTCACGGCGGCTGGCTGGTGCTGGACCGTTAG
- a CDS encoding MadS family sensor histidine kinase — MTAADTGPPDLARLTGLRSGKGRFYPELRLTAQRLDRVIAALDTISRALVQTIEGPENLVRAVAEAARATLDAEWVLLALADGALPEASVRHLILDSEGVAYAFEGLCSAADPGAALPDVVLNRLNDILRGQLAQFRLPVIEKQHAHVPIELDGTVIGAFAAWTPPHRTLDGTDAMVMRILAGQTAVALQNSALFTKSVTLLAQSEARNAELLATQRELGAAQRHQVLNSERHRIARELHDSVAQTVLSAGMQIEVCRSEIGHGAGELAGRLDLAKELTRSATEQLRSAIYALNQPADAERSSLAAMLGQLATVHMPEDLRVTLRVDGPAVELPGDVEHALLRIAGEALFNTAVHGNATRALVRLSYSHDAVALSIADDGTGDPDMLRLILRMAEAADVDGRHRGLANMRARAAEHGGTLDVYRSRIGGVRVVARIPYHAGTLAESRHS, encoded by the coding sequence GTGACCGCCGCCGACACCGGCCCGCCCGACCTGGCCAGGTTGACGGGTCTGCGGTCGGGCAAGGGCCGCTTCTACCCCGAATTGCGGCTCACCGCACAGCGATTGGACCGGGTGATCGCGGCGCTCGACACCATCTCGCGGGCGCTGGTGCAGACGATCGAGGGTCCGGAGAATCTTGTGCGCGCGGTGGCCGAGGCGGCGCGGGCCACCCTCGACGCCGAGTGGGTGCTGCTGGCGCTCGCCGACGGCGCGCTGCCCGAGGCCAGTGTGCGACATCTCATCCTGGATTCCGAGGGTGTCGCGTACGCGTTCGAAGGGCTCTGCAGCGCAGCCGATCCCGGTGCCGCGCTGCCCGACGTCGTGCTCAACCGGCTCAACGACATCCTGCGCGGGCAACTCGCCCAGTTCCGGTTACCGGTGATCGAGAAACAGCACGCGCATGTGCCGATCGAACTGGACGGCACCGTGATCGGGGCATTCGCGGCGTGGACGCCGCCGCACCGCACGCTCGACGGCACCGACGCGATGGTGATGCGCATCCTAGCCGGCCAGACCGCGGTGGCGCTGCAGAACTCGGCGCTGTTCACCAAGTCGGTGACGCTGCTGGCCCAGTCCGAGGCGCGCAACGCCGAACTGCTGGCCACTCAGCGCGAACTCGGTGCGGCACAACGCCATCAGGTACTCAACTCCGAGCGGCACCGCATCGCGCGCGAACTCCACGACAGCGTCGCACAGACCGTTCTCTCGGCCGGAATGCAGATCGAGGTGTGCCGCAGCGAGATCGGCCACGGCGCAGGTGAACTGGCCGGCCGGCTGGATCTGGCCAAGGAACTCACCCGGTCGGCGACCGAGCAGCTGCGCTCGGCGATCTACGCGCTCAACCAGCCCGCCGACGCCGAGCGCTCCAGCCTGGCCGCCATGCTCGGACAGCTGGCGACCGTGCACATGCCCGAGGATCTGCGGGTGACGCTGCGGGTGGACGGCCCCGCCGTCGAGTTGCCCGGCGATGTCGAGCACGCCCTGCTGCGCATCGCCGGTGAGGCGCTGTTCAACACCGCGGTGCACGGCAACGCGACCCGCGCCCTGGTGCGGTTGTCCTACAGCCATGACGCGGTGGCGCTGTCGATCGCCGACGACGGCACCGGAGACCCGGACATGCTGCGGTTGATCCTGCGGATGGCCGAGGCTGCCGACGTCGACGGCCGGCACCGCGGCCTGGCCAACATGCGGGCCCGTGCCGCCGAACACGGCGGGACCTTGGACGTGTACCGGTCCCGCATCGGCGGGGTGCGCGTCGTGGCGCGCATCCCGTATCACGCAGGAACCCTTGCAGAAAGCCGACACTCATGA
- the mftD gene encoding pre-mycofactocin synthase MftD (MftD, an enzyme found in the mycofactocin biosynthesis locus, performs an oxidative deamination of 3-amino-5-[(p-hydroxyphenyl)methyl]-4,4-dimethyl-2-pyrrolidinone (AHDP). The resulting compound, now called pre-mycofactocin (PMFT), is a biologically active redox cofactor that can oxidize the non-exchangeable NADH of TIGR03971 family SDR-type oxidoreductases.): protein MATWFETVAEAQRRARKRLPPSVYSALVAGSEKGLTAADNTSAFAELGFAPHVAGLSGKRDMATTVMGQAISLPVLISPTGVQAVHPDGEVAVARAAAARGTAIGLSSFASKPIEEVASANSATFFQMYWTGGRDKLLARMERARRAGAVGLIITTDWSFSNGRDWGSPAIPERMDLKAMLRFAPEGIRRPRWLLEFAKTGRVPDLTAPNLADGGDPPTFFGAYGEWMQTPLPTWEDIAWLREQWGGPFMLKGVMRVDDAKRAVDAGVTTISVSNHGGNNLDGTPAPIRALPAIADAVGDQVEIVLDGGIRRGSDVVKAVALGARAVMIGRAYLWGLAAGGQAGVENVLDILRGGIDSALLGLGLSSVQELRRVDLVIPEGFRRDLGV from the coding sequence ATGGCCACCTGGTTCGAGACCGTCGCCGAAGCACAACGACGTGCGCGAAAGCGACTGCCGCCCAGCGTCTACAGCGCGCTGGTCGCCGGGTCGGAGAAGGGCCTCACCGCCGCCGACAACACCTCGGCCTTCGCCGAGCTCGGCTTCGCCCCGCACGTCGCAGGGTTGTCCGGCAAACGGGACATGGCCACGACCGTGATGGGACAGGCGATCTCGCTGCCGGTGCTGATCTCGCCGACCGGTGTCCAGGCCGTCCACCCCGACGGCGAGGTCGCCGTGGCGCGCGCCGCCGCGGCCCGCGGCACCGCGATCGGCCTGTCGTCGTTCGCCAGCAAGCCCATCGAGGAGGTGGCGTCGGCCAATTCCGCGACGTTCTTCCAGATGTACTGGACCGGCGGCCGGGACAAGCTGCTGGCCCGGATGGAGCGGGCGCGCCGCGCCGGAGCGGTCGGCCTGATCATCACCACCGACTGGTCGTTCTCCAACGGCCGCGACTGGGGCAGCCCGGCCATCCCCGAACGGATGGACCTCAAGGCCATGCTGCGCTTCGCGCCCGAGGGGATCCGCAGGCCGCGTTGGCTTCTCGAGTTCGCCAAGACCGGCCGGGTGCCGGACCTGACCGCACCCAACCTCGCCGACGGAGGCGACCCGCCGACGTTCTTCGGCGCCTACGGCGAGTGGATGCAGACCCCGCTACCGACGTGGGAGGACATCGCCTGGCTGCGCGAGCAGTGGGGCGGCCCCTTCATGCTCAAGGGGGTGATGCGCGTCGACGACGCCAAGCGGGCCGTCGATGCCGGTGTCACCACCATCTCGGTGTCCAACCACGGCGGCAACAACCTCGACGGCACCCCCGCGCCCATCCGGGCGCTGCCCGCCATCGCCGACGCCGTCGGTGATCAGGTCGAGATCGTGCTCGACGGCGGGATCCGGCGCGGCTCCGACGTCGTCAAGGCCGTCGCGCTGGGCGCCCGCGCGGTCATGATCGGCCGCGCCTACCTGTGGGGGCTCGCCGCAGGCGGCCAGGCCGGCGTCGAGAACGTGCTCGACA
- a CDS encoding VWA domain-containing protein — MEATLHRFVRLLRLAGLRVSIPEALDAMRCAGQPGVLSSRAVLRTALRVALVKDERDAPVFDEIFDAFFALVRVGGERGGHGHSHAHDDLVDGGELESFTLSEEPSDTPEQGHEHGKPSSIRDYFKQEDLAQRYNLHQEANKIDLAALTDEIAFSKDTRSSADDAVRIQLSTDRLRGAATAGALSTSAGTPVDAELTIAEQEVLLGWLESETGCEGDESDAAALRTRLAGVLENLPLALKRHLEALLALETAIVETRERREALVDRIAEPERADLEDSLRRLARTLHGALTHRRRVAAAGRVDSGQTMRRNMRFDGVPFKPVTVRRAEDRPRLVVLADVSLSVRATSRFTLNLVHGLQDLFTQVRSFVFVADVAETTELFRDHPSEQALGLIFGGDVIDTAANSDYGSVFGEFLAEHSSAVTRRTTVLVLGDGRTNARDPNLAAFEEITRRARETVWLTPEPRYSWGLGSCDLPAYAEFCDRIRVVADLSGLESAAHEFAADAVGR; from the coding sequence ATGGAGGCCACCCTGCACCGGTTCGTCCGGCTCCTGCGCCTTGCCGGGCTACGGGTCTCGATCCCCGAGGCGCTGGACGCGATGCGGTGCGCCGGGCAGCCCGGTGTGTTGTCGTCCCGGGCTGTCCTGCGGACCGCATTGCGCGTCGCGCTCGTCAAGGACGAGCGCGACGCGCCGGTCTTCGACGAGATCTTCGACGCGTTCTTCGCATTGGTGCGGGTCGGCGGTGAGCGCGGCGGGCACGGGCACTCCCACGCCCACGACGACCTCGTCGACGGCGGAGAGCTCGAATCCTTCACGCTCTCCGAGGAACCGAGCGACACCCCCGAACAGGGGCATGAGCACGGCAAGCCGTCGAGCATCCGCGACTACTTCAAACAGGAGGACCTCGCGCAGCGCTACAACCTGCATCAGGAGGCCAACAAGATCGACCTCGCGGCGCTGACCGACGAGATCGCGTTCTCCAAGGACACCCGCAGCAGCGCCGACGACGCGGTGCGGATCCAGCTGTCCACCGACCGCCTGCGCGGCGCCGCGACTGCGGGCGCCCTGTCCACCTCTGCAGGCACGCCGGTCGACGCGGAGCTGACCATCGCCGAGCAAGAGGTGCTGCTCGGTTGGCTCGAGTCCGAAACCGGTTGTGAGGGGGATGAATCCGACGCCGCCGCGCTGCGCACCCGGCTGGCCGGGGTGCTGGAGAACCTGCCGCTGGCGCTGAAGCGTCACCTCGAGGCGCTGCTGGCGCTCGAGACCGCGATCGTGGAGACCCGCGAGCGGCGCGAGGCGCTGGTGGACCGGATCGCCGAGCCCGAGCGCGCCGACCTGGAGGACTCGCTGCGCCGGCTGGCCCGCACCCTGCACGGCGCCCTCACTCATCGCCGCCGGGTCGCCGCCGCCGGACGCGTCGACTCCGGTCAGACCATGCGCCGCAACATGCGTTTCGACGGGGTGCCGTTCAAGCCCGTCACCGTGCGCCGTGCCGAGGACCGGCCGCGGCTGGTGGTGCTCGCCGACGTCAGCCTGTCGGTACGGGCGACCTCGCGGTTCACGCTGAACCTGGTCCACGGACTGCAGGACCTGTTCACCCAGGTGCGGTCGTTCGTGTTCGTCGCCGACGTCGCCGAGACCACCGAACTGTTCCGCGACCATCCGAGCGAACAGGCGCTCGGACTGATCTTCGGCGGCGACGTGATCGACACAGCAGCCAACTCCGACTACGGCAGCGTCTTCGGCGAGTTCCTGGCCGAACACTCCTCGGCGGTGACCCGCCGGACCACCGTGCTGGTGCTCGGCGACGGCCGCACCAACGCCAGGGATCCCAACCTCGCGGCGTTCGAGGAGATCACCCGGCGCGCGCGGGAAACCGTGTGGCTCACCCCGGAGCCGCGCTACTCCTGGGGACTGGGCAGTTGCGACCTGCCGGCCTACGCCGAGTTCTGCGACCGGATCCGCGTGGTGGCCGACCTGTCCGGGCTGGAGAGCGCCGCGCACGAGTTCGCCGCGGACGCGGTGGGGAGATGA
- a CDS encoding iron-containing alcohol dehydrogenase, which yields MARPETSVTAVAARDEPRRADCGARLLKFHAPEIVFGIDSMAEAAHAALRLGALRPMLVTDPGLIEAGWADEMVAHLAEQGIQARMWHDLTPNPKDHEIAAGFDTYAEHGCDVLLAVGGGSVIDAAKGVAILAANGGDILDYEGVDKAEMPIPPLVVVPSTSGTGADVSQFCIVTDTTRNTKITILGRALVPDITVIDPRLLTTMPDWLNAATGLDALTHGIEAFVSLGHNQLTDHHALRAVQMVTDNLADTLERPADMPARVLMAQAALEAGLAFTNAILGAAHAMSHQVGGLLDLPHGVVNGVLLPHVIRFNAEADPEPYKTIATFLGVADPGTPAAEAALALADRIDRLARDVGVPRGLAQLGVSEDDLPRLAKTALADACMSTNPRSADEVQMQALFQAAM from the coding sequence GTGGCGAGACCGGAGACCAGCGTGACGGCGGTCGCGGCGCGGGACGAGCCGCGTCGCGCCGACTGCGGCGCCCGGCTGCTGAAGTTCCACGCTCCCGAGATCGTGTTCGGCATCGACTCCATGGCCGAGGCCGCGCACGCCGCGCTGCGGCTCGGCGCGCTGCGGCCGATGCTCGTCACCGACCCCGGCCTCATCGAAGCGGGATGGGCCGACGAGATGGTCGCCCACCTCGCCGAGCAGGGCATCCAGGCCCGGATGTGGCACGACCTCACGCCCAACCCCAAGGACCACGAGATCGCGGCCGGCTTCGACACCTACGCCGAACACGGCTGCGACGTGCTGCTGGCCGTCGGCGGCGGGTCGGTGATCGACGCCGCCAAGGGGGTGGCGATCCTGGCGGCCAACGGCGGCGACATCCTCGACTACGAGGGGGTCGACAAGGCCGAGATGCCGATCCCGCCGCTGGTAGTCGTGCCGTCCACGTCCGGCACGGGTGCCGACGTCTCGCAGTTCTGCATCGTCACCGACACCACCCGCAACACCAAGATCACCATCCTGGGCCGGGCGCTGGTCCCGGACATCACGGTCATCGACCCGCGACTTCTCACCACGATGCCCGACTGGCTCAACGCCGCCACCGGGCTGGACGCGCTCACCCACGGCATCGAGGCGTTCGTGTCGCTGGGCCACAACCAGCTCACCGACCATCACGCGCTGCGCGCCGTGCAGATGGTCACCGACAACCTCGCGGACACCCTCGAGCGGCCCGCGGACATGCCCGCGCGGGTGCTGATGGCCCAGGCCGCGCTCGAGGCGGGTCTGGCGTTCACCAATGCGATCCTCGGCGCCGCCCACGCGATGAGCCACCAGGTCGGTGGCCTGCTGGATCTGCCGCACGGTGTGGTCAACGGCGTGCTGCTGCCGCACGTCATCCGCTTCAACGCCGAGGCCGACCCCGAGCCGTACAAGACCATCGCGACGTTCCTCGGGGTCGCTGATCCGGGCACGCCCGCCGCCGAGGCGGCGCTGGCGCTGGCCGACCGCATCGACCGGCTGGCCCGTGATGTGGGCGTGCCGCGCGGGCTGGCGCAACTGGGGGTGTCCGAGGACGACTTGCCCCGGCTGGCCAAGACGGCGCTGGCCGACGCCTGCATGAGCACCAACCCGCGCAGTGCCGACGAGGTCCAGATGCAGGCGCTCTTCCAGGCGGCGATGTGA
- a CDS encoding MadR family response regulator transcription factor, translating into MTPIRLVLVDDHAILRQGLRSVLERADDLVVVGEAASEAEAEAVVRATRPDVVLLDLKLSAGSEFEGLTLCAKLSAEYPALGLLVLTTFLDEDLVVRAVHAGARGYVVKDVDTTELVRAIRAISAGESAFDSRSAAAVVRSMSGRGETRAQLTDREVEVLRLLAAGLSNNKIGEKLYISATTAKFHVSNIMRKLEVSRRAEAVYAASKRGLI; encoded by the coding sequence ATGACACCCATCCGGCTCGTCCTCGTCGACGATCACGCGATCCTGCGGCAGGGCCTGAGGTCGGTGCTCGAACGCGCCGACGATCTCGTCGTCGTCGGGGAGGCCGCCTCGGAGGCCGAGGCCGAGGCGGTGGTGCGGGCCACCCGACCCGACGTGGTGCTGCTGGACCTCAAGCTCTCCGCGGGCTCGGAGTTCGAGGGACTCACGTTGTGCGCCAAACTCTCCGCCGAGTATCCGGCGCTCGGCCTGCTGGTGCTCACGACGTTCCTCGACGAGGACCTCGTGGTGCGCGCGGTGCATGCAGGCGCGCGAGGGTATGTGGTGAAGGACGTCGACACCACCGAGCTGGTCCGGGCGATCCGGGCCATCTCGGCGGGCGAGAGCGCGTTCGATTCGCGCAGCGCCGCGGCGGTGGTGCGGTCCATGTCGGGCCGCGGAGAGACCCGCGCGCAGCTGACCGACCGCGAGGTGGAGGTGCTGCGGTTGCTCGCCGCGGGGTTGTCCAACAACAAGATCGGCGAGAAGCTCTACATCTCGGCGACGACCGCGAAGTTCCACGTCAGCAACATCATGCGCAAGCTCGAGGTGAGCAGACGCGCCGAGGCGGTGTACGCCGCGAGCAAGCGGGGCCTGATCTAA